In the Afipia sp. GAS231 genome, AGCCGACACGCGGAGCGATCTCAGCGACCCGCAGATCGGTTTCCTTGAGTAACTGTGCGGCAATTCCCATGCGCCATCTCGTTAGATAACTATGCGGTGGCTCGCCTATCAAGGCCGTGAAGTGGCGGGCGAAGGCGGCGCGCGACAAACCGGCTTCTCGCGCCAGCTCCTCTATTGTCCAGGCGCAATTGGGTGACCCATGCATGCGCGTGAGGGCTTGCGCAAGGGACGGAGAGCCCATGGCCGAAAACCAGTCGCCCGCTCCGGACGACGATGCCTCAGCCCACTCTCGTATGAAATAGACGAACAAGGATGCTATCAGGCTCCGCACCACGATTTCATTGCCGAAATTAGGCGTCTCCACTTCGTCGCTAAGCATACGTAGCGTGTCGCCCAACGGTGAACGTCCGGGCTCGATACCAGCGTGCAGCGATACGGCCAGTGGCAGTGCGCGCAGGGCCGGAAGTGCGAGGTGCTGATCCAGGTTGTATTGACCGCAGATCAGCGTAGTTGCCTTTGCATCCCTATCAGCAACGCCGTCCCGCTTGGCCAAAAATGCATCCACCGGCACTGTCTTGCCGCGCGCAGAGTGCGCCACCTCATGTGCACTACCCCGCGGAAACAAAACCAGCTCTCCGGAGCGCAATTCCACTGTTTCAGCGTCACGTTGGCGTACGAACGCATGTCCATTCGCGACGAAATGAAACACCACTGCGTCACGCGGAGGGACGGAGAACCCCCAAGAGCCAGCTACGCGGGTACGCACTAGCACCACGCCCTCAGCCCGAATTGCCCTTATCCAGTCGTTCAATGCATCCATGATGGGGTTCACTGTGAGACGATTTGCTATGTTATTGCCCCATATGCGCATGGTCAATCTTTCTCGGAAGTGTTCCGATTGTTTGCTCCGTTCGATGAAGACGAGAAGTTGCAGCCAACATTTGCACGCGAGAAACAGACATGCATGAAGATCTCCCCGATGTTGGGGTAGTAGAGCTCACCGTGATTGACGGCTTGCGCATCCGCTTGGCTCGATCGGGAACGAACCAGGGCATTCCTATATTGCTCACCAGCCCGTGGCCGGAAAGCCTCTACGCCTTTCGTGATCTGCTTCCCGTGCTCGGACGCCGGAGCCCGCTAATTGCGCTCGATCTTCCGGGCTTCGGACTCTCAGACAGTCGCCCTGACGTGATGTCACCCGAAGGTATGGCTAATTTCATCCTCCGGACTGCCGTACACTTTGGTATCAGTCGTATGCATGCGATTGGTCCCGATATCGGTACGCCGTCTCTGCTGTTTGCGGCGGCGCAGAGGCCTGACTTATTTGAGAGTCTCGTGGTTGGCGGTGGTGCAACCAAACCAGACCTCGCCGCAGGACAGTTGAAGGATCTAATCGCTTCCGAGCCCGGCGCGTTTGCCGAGATCGATGGCGCTCCGATCGGAGCGGAATTCGTCTCGCAATCGGCGCGAATTGCTCCCCCTCCGGCAGTCCTCGATGACTACCGGCAGGCCTCCGCCGGGAAGCGCTTCGAAGATGCCACCAATTTCGTTCGCGCTTATCCCCGCGATTTGCCGCGCCTCGAGCGGATTATGGGTGGAATCAAAACCCCGGTTCTGATTTTGGCTGGCCGAGACGACCCGATTGTGCCGCCCGAGAATGGCCGATTTCTTGCGGCTCGCCTTCCGCGGAATCGCTATGTTGAGCTCGATGGTGGCCACCTCGTGTGGGAGGATGCACCGGAAGCCTATGCCGCCGAGATTGAACGATGGCTTGCAAGCGACTACGGCGCTCTTTAGTCCCGTTGCGATGTTCCTGCCGGACTGCTGTCACACCTTTCAGATCACGGGTGATCTCCATGATCGTGTTGTCTTTGACGAAGCGATCGGGCTGCATCCGCGCAATTGCTTCCACGACCGGCATCCCGATAGGGGCGGTTCCGTAGACCAAATGACAGACGGACCATCTTTCAAAAGGCGAGTAATGGAAGCTACTGAGGCGCTCATCCAGGCCGTCGCATTGCAATTCGTTCACGGAGCGCATGAGGAACGCGACACTTAATCTAGGCATCACGAGGAGGATGCCGAACGGATCAAGCCTAGCGAACTTCGTGCAGGCAATGCGGGTCCAGAGCGACCCTCACGGATCCTCCAAATCTGGTAGACTACGCCTCGCACTGTACGCACTGCAATTCACGAGGCCTCTGCTTGGCAGTACATCGTGCCGGAAAACGGCCTGGAATTGCGTGCGACCATCCCGCCTTTGTCGAGGTTTGAGCCTACTTCGCGTGCGAAGCCGAAGATCGTCCTGTTCCGGGTCCGGGGTGCACATGCACAGCCTTTGCCAAAAGCGGTTCGCCGCATTCCGAGCAGACCATCACGGGGTCGAACATGTGCCCGCAGTTCTTGTGCTCGTGCAGCAGTGGCCGTCCGCGCGAATCGACCATATGGATGTTGCCCCAGTGCACGATCGACATGATGATCGGATAGAGGTCGAGGCCCTTCTGCGTCAGGATATATTCGTAGCGCTTTGGCGCTTCCTGATAGGGGATCCGGCGCAGCACTCCGAAGCGCACCAGTTTCTTCAGGCGGTCGGCGAGCAAATGTCGGGTGACGCCGAGCGACGCCTGGAATTCATCGAACCTGCGGATGCGAAGAAAGCATTCGCGCAGGATGAGCAGGCTCCAGCGGTCACCAATAACCGCCACGGTGCGGGCCAACGAGCACGGCTCCTCTTCGAGGGCATCCCATTTCATCAACGTCTCCAGCGATCTGCGATCGACTATACGGGTAAATGCTAAATCAGAACTTATGATATTTCAATAGGATGCGATGAGAAACGTCATTGCATGCCAAACATCGTATTGACAGTTCTAAAATAGAACTCTATCGCTTGCAGCACAATCAATAGGCGGCAAATAACCGCCGCTTGTCGAAGGAAAGGGCGCCCCATGGCTGCTTCGCTCAAAGTCGAGTTTCACTTTGATTTCGGCAGTCCCAACGCCTTCCTCGCCGAATTTGCGCTGCCTGCAATCGAGCAGCGAACGGGCGTCAAATTTGAATACGTGCCGGTCCTGCTGGGCGGCGTCTACAAGGCGACCGGCAACATGTCGCCCGCCGAGTCGCTGCGCGGAATCAAGAACAAGGCGGAATACAATGCGCTTGAGATCGAGCGTTTTCTGCGCCGCCACAACATCGCGAAGTTTACGATGAACCCGTTCTTCCCGGTGAACACGCTTGCGCTGATGCGCGGTGCTGTTGCGGCCGAGTTCGAGGGGCTGTTCGAGCCCTATTTCCGCGCCGCCTATCATCACATGTGGGTGGAGCCCAAGAAGATGGACGATCCGCAGATCTTCCGCGATGCGTTTCTGTCTTCCGGGCTCGACATCGATCGCATCATTGCTCGCGCCCAGCAGGACGACGTCAAGAAGAAACTGATCGAGAACACCAATAGCGCCGTGGCGCGCGGCACGTTTGGCTCGCCGACATTCTTCGTCGGAAACGAGATCTATTTCGGCAAGGACAGCCTGCGCGACGTCGAAGAAGAAATCGCCGCGCAATTGGCCGCGGCGCAGCGCAAGACCGCCTAAATGCGTCTTTGCGCCCAAACGAACCGAGCCCCGATGGGGCCTTGCAACGGGAGGTGTCATTGGTGAGTTGGCAGCAGGCTGCAGCGGAGATCTTGAATGTGTTGCCGCACCGCATTCATGAGGTGATGGACCCGTACGTGGCCGCCACACCCGACCGGACAGCGCTGATCGATGATAACGCTACCCTGACCTATCACGAGCTTGATCGCGCGGTTAGCGGCACGGTGGATGCGCTGCGTGCGCTCGGCATCCGCGCCGGCGATCGCATAATGCTGGTCAGCGAGAACTCGATTCCGCTCGCCTGCCTCCTGTTGGCCGCAAGCCGGCTCGATGCCTGGGCGATTGTTGCCAATCCTCGACTTTCGCCGCGCGAACTTGACCAGATCAGGGACCACAGCGGCGCCCGACGCATACTCCTCACGGCGGATGTTTCGGAAGAGGCTGCCGCGCACGCGGTGCGCTACGACGCGCCGGTCCAGGAAGTTGGACCGTTCAGCGGCATTGGTGTGTCCGCGCTGAACCGGGAGACGCTACCCGAGCCGGTCGAGGCTGACGGCGCGCGCCAGGTCGCCGTCCTCATTTACACCTCCGGCACGACCGGAACCCCAAAGGGCGTCATGCTCACGCACCGGAACCTGCTATTTTCGGCCAGGACCACGGCGAATTTGCGCACCATGACGGCGGACGACGTGCAGTATTGCGTGCTGCCGATCTCACATATCGTCGGCATCTCGCTGTTGACCATGACGCTGATGGTCGGTGCGGTGACCCGGCTGGTCACCAAATATAGCCCCGCCGCGCTTGCCAAGGCGCTGGCCGAAGAAGGTATCACGCTTCTGAACGGCGTGCCCGCCACCTATCAGCGCCTTCTGGAATATAAGCAGATAGCGGGCTTGCCGAAACTGGAGCGCGGTGCGCTACGCCTCATGAGCGTCGCCGGCGCTCCGCTTGACCTCGAACTCAAGGCGAAGGTTGAGAAGGAACTCGGTCTTCCGCTTGGCAACGCGTTTGGCATCACCGAATGTTCGCCCGGGATTTCCGGCGTTCGACCGGAGGCGCCGCGCAACGACAATTCGGTCGGCGTTCTGATACCGGGCATCGACGCCCGAATCGTCGGGCGTGACGGCGCTGTAGTGGCGGACGGCGAGATCGGCGAATTGCATGTCCGTGGGCCGAACGTGATGCTCGGCTATTACCGCGCGCCAGACCTCACGTCGAAAGCGATCGATCCTGACGGCTGGTTCAACAGCGGCGACCTCGCGCGATTCGAAGACGAGGCGTTGTTCATCGTTGGCCGTACCAAGGAGATGATCATCCGTTCCGGCTTCAACGTCTATCCGGCCGAGATCGAGGCGGTGCTGAGCACCCATTCCGCCGTGGTGCAATGTGCCGTGGTCGGCCGGCCAGTCGAGGGCAATGAAGAGATCGTGGCCTTCGTGCAGCTGTTGAAGGGTTCCACGGCCACCACGCAAGACCTGACGACTCACATCGCGCCGCTGCTCACCTCCTACAAGCGGCCGTCCGAGATCATCCTGATGGACGCGCTGCCGGCCACCTCGACGGGCAAGCTCCTGAAACACAAGCTGGCGGAGTCGCTGCGCAGATAAATGCGGGCGAGATCGCTTCAACACCTCACAAAGCCGGAGAAGCCCCTTGCAGAAGAGAAACAGAACGGTCGCAGTGATCGGCGCCGGCGACTTTATCGGCGGCGAGATCGCCAAGAAGTTCGCCTCCGAAGGCTTCACCATCTTCGCTGGCCGCCGTAACGGCGCCAAGCTCGACCCGCTGGTCAAGGAGATCGAGGCCGCCGGCGGCGAGATCCATGCCCGTTCGCTCGATGCGCGCAAGGAAGAAGAGATAATCTCCTTCCTTAACGACGCCGACAAGCATGGGCCCATGGAGGTCTGCATCTTCAATATCGGTGCCAACGTCAACTTCCCGATCCTCGACACCACCGACCGGGTGTTCCGGAAAGTCTGGGAGATGGCGTGCTACTCCGGCTTCCTGGCGGGGCGCGAGGCCGCGCGGCTGATGCTGCCGCGCGGGGGCGGCAACATCTTCTTCACCGGAGCCACCGCGTCCCTGCGCGGCGGCAGCGGCTTCGCGGCATTCGCTAGCGCCAAGTTCGGTCTTCGCGCCGTAGCGCAGGCGATGGCGCGTGAGTTGGGGCCGAAGAACATCCATGTCGCGCACCTCATTATTGACTCAGGTGTCGATACCGAGTGGGTGCGACAGCGCCACATCGAGGCCCACGGCCCCGACGCGCTCGACAATCCCGACCTCTTGATGCCGCCGTCGTCGGTCGCAACATCGTACTGGCAGCTCTATCAGCAGCCGAAGAGCGCTTGGACGTTCGAGCTGGAAATCCGTCCCTTCGGCGAGAAGTGGTAGGGAGCATCGCCGATGGAACTCGCGCTTTCCCCTGAGGATGCTGCGTTCCGTGACGAGGTGCGCACCTTCATCGCGGAGAATTATCCGCAGGAAATGCGTGTTGCCAATCCTGACACCGACCTAAGCAAGGAGCAGATGCTGCTGTGGCATCGCATCCTGAACCAGAAGGGCTGGGTCGCGCCGCTCTGGCCCAGGGAGTATGGAGGCCCTGGCTGGTCAATCACCCGCCGTTTCATTTTCGATCAGGAGACGACGCGCGCCGGCACCATGCCGCCGCTGGCCTATAGCGTCACCATGGTCGGCCCCGCCATCTATACGTTCGGTGATGAGGCGCAGAAGAAGAGGTTTCTGCCGCGCATCCTTTCCGGCGAAGACTGGTGGTGTCAGGGTTATTTCGAGCCGGGCTCGGGTTCCGACCTCAACACTGTCCGCACCATCGCATTCGCGCTCGGCGCGCCGGGTCGCGATGCCAGTGAGGCCTTTGCCGCCTTTATCGTGGAACTCGACCTGCCGCGCAGGCTCGCCGTTGTCGGCGTTACCGAGGATAGCTTCGAACTGATCGTCAAGAACGCGATGCTCTCGATCTTCACCCGCGCCGATCCGCAGCCGATTCGCGATCCCGCCGACGTCGTAAAGATACTCAGATTGGCCGCCTAACGAGGTTGGCGTACCCGGAGGACTCCAAGATGGCTCAGTTGCGAATATTCTCGTACCTGCCAAACCCACGCGTGTGGAAGGCGACCATCGCCGCCCGCTTCTGCGGCGTGGACGTCGAAGTCAGGGGCGCTTCGAACAAGGAATTGCGCGATTGGCTGTGGGATTATGACGCGCGTCCGCTGGGCGAGGAAGAACGTCAGTCGCTTGCATCCCTTGCCCGGACCGGGCGGGTCGGGCTGACTGGCGCAAAGCTCTTCAAAACCGACGCCTTCCTGGAGGCGCAACCGTTCGGCAATGTGCCCGCTGCCTTTGGCCGTGATGGACAGATTGGGATTTTCGAGTCGAACAGCATCATGCGCGCGGTGGCCCGGTTGGGCGAGGCGGCATTCCCGCTTTACGGCCTTGACGCCTATGAGGCATCGAGGATCGATAGCTTTCTGGATGTCAGCCTCGTCTTCGCGCGGGACTCGCAGATCTATCTGCTTGCGCTATCGGACGGGATGGTCGATGAAGCCATTCATGCGCGCGCCAAACAGGCATTCGAGATCTATGCATCGGGGCTCGAACAGGCGTTGTCGCCGCGGCGCGACACACTGGTAGGGAACGGGATCACGCTGGCCGACATCTGCTTCTCCGCCGAGCTTTCCCTGTTCATGAACGAGCACGCGCGGGTCGAACAGTTAAGAAAGCATGGGCTGGACAAGATTCTCCACGCCGGGGTTCGGAACGAGTACCCGCAGGTGTTCGCCCATTTCGACCGGTTGATTGAACACGAGCACTTCCGGCCGAACCTCAAGCCTTATGTCGAGAAACTGCTGTCCAAGGCTGCGGCCTGACGGCCGCCGGCTGGAATCTGGAGGGTTGATTGCATGGCCATGCCAGTTTGCCTGATATCCGGCACCGGACCCGGCACGGGCTCCGCACTCGCCAGGCGGTTCGCCGAGGGTGGTTATCGCGTGGCTCTTCTCGCGAGGAACGAGGAGCGGCTTGCCGCGCTCGAGAAGGAGCTTCCGAACGCCAAGGGATATCGATGCGATGTGTCTGATGCCGCGCAGATCGAACTCGTGGCTTCCGCTGTCGAGCACGATCTCGGAAAGCCCTGCGTCGTCATCCACAATGCCGTAGGCGGAGCATTCGGCACGTTCCGCGAGATCGATCCCGCGGTCTTGAACCGCAACTTCCAGGTCAACACGATGGGGCTGTTGTATCTTGCCAGGCGATTTTCCCCCGCGATGGTTGATGCCGGGAAGGGCGCCATCGTTGCCACCGGCAATACGTCGGCATTGCGAGGCAAGCCAGGCTTCGCTGGTTTCGCACCGACCAAGGCGGCGCAGCGCATCTTGGCCGAGGCGATGGCGCGGGATCTCGGGCCGCAAGGCGTTCACGTCGCCTATGTCGTCGTCGACGCCGTGATCGATCTCGAATGGACAAGGAAACGCTGGCCGGATCGGCCGGACGACTTCTTCATCAAGCCGCGGGCAATCGCTGACGAGATCTGGCACGTCGTTCACCAGGATCGCAGCGCGTGGTCGTTCAACGTCGAGCTGCGGCCGTTTGGCGAAGCGTGGTAGCGGCAAATGCGGGCGGAAACGCCCGGTATTTCGGAATCGGAGACCAAGGTTGGGGCGACGTTCCCGTTCAGCGGTCCGGCGTCGCCGCTGAGCAATACCGGAAAGGCCTCATTGCCTACGTCAATTCGATCCCCGAATGCACGTCGCGAATGACGTCGCCGGGCTTGGACAGCTTTCGGTCGGACACCGCAAATCTCCTTGTTGTCAGGCAGGAGATTTCACCTGTTGCAGCACTGGCCAGTAGCCGGCCTTTCCAGCTATCTTGTATGCATCGATCACATCAATGCGACGGCCGAGCCGGTCAGTCTGCCCTCTTTCGTCATGAATGCGCGCCCGACATGAAAGATATCTTCGCTCTGAAGCTTTATACGCGCGTCGCCCGCCTGGGCAGTTTTTCGGCGGCGGCGCGCGAGTGTAATCTCTCGCAGTCTCAGGCATCCCGCATCGTTGCCGAGCTCGAGGAATCGCTCGGCACCCGCCTCCTGTCGCGCACTACGCGCGCGGTCGTTCCCACCGAGGCTGGGGCCGAGTTTCTCGCGCGGATGGAGCCGATCCTCGACGCGCTCGATGAGGCCGAACAGAGCATCCGCGAAGGCGGGGAGTTGCGCGGCACGCTTCGCCTCGGAATGCCGAGCAGCATGGCGATCCGAGAAGTCATCCCCCGGCTGACGCCGTTCGCCGCGCGCCATCCCAAGCTGAACATCCAGATACTGCTCGATGACAAGCGGCAGGATCTGGTGCGAGAGGCCGTCGACGTCGCAATTCGGATTGGCCGTCTCACTGACTCTCGCGCAACTGCTCGGCTTATCGCCAAGGTGACGCGGGTGATCATCGCCTCGCCCTCCTATCTCGGGAAGGCGGGCACGCCGACTTCGCCCGCCGA is a window encoding:
- a CDS encoding AraC family transcriptional regulator; translation: MDALNDWIRAIRAEGVVLVRTRVAGSWGFSVPPRDAVVFHFVANGHAFVRQRDAETVELRSGELVLFPRGSAHEVAHSARGKTVPVDAFLAKRDGVADRDAKATTLICGQYNLDQHLALPALRALPLAVSLHAGIEPGRSPLGDTLRMLSDEVETPNFGNEIVVRSLIASLFVYFIREWAEASSSGAGDWFSAMGSPSLAQALTRMHGSPNCAWTIEELAREAGLSRAAFARHFTALIGEPPHSYLTRWRMGIAAQLLKETDLRVAEIAPRVGYQSEFSFSRAFKSVRGISPIHYRRAAPNPG
- a CDS encoding alpha/beta fold hydrolase gives rise to the protein MHEDLPDVGVVELTVIDGLRIRLARSGTNQGIPILLTSPWPESLYAFRDLLPVLGRRSPLIALDLPGFGLSDSRPDVMSPEGMANFILRTAVHFGISRMHAIGPDIGTPSLLFAAAQRPDLFESLVVGGGATKPDLAAGQLKDLIASEPGAFAEIDGAPIGAEFVSQSARIAPPPAVLDDYRQASAGKRFEDATNFVRAYPRDLPRLERIMGGIKTPVLILAGRDDPIVPPENGRFLAARLPRNRYVELDGGHLVWEDAPEAYAAEIERWLASDYGAL
- a CDS encoding helix-turn-helix domain-containing protein, with translation MKWDALEEEPCSLARTVAVIGDRWSLLILRECFLRIRRFDEFQASLGVTRHLLADRLKKLVRFGVLRRIPYQEAPKRYEYILTQKGLDLYPIIMSIVHWGNIHMVDSRGRPLLHEHKNCGHMFDPVMVCSECGEPLLAKAVHVHPGPGTGRSSASHAK
- a CDS encoding 2-hydroxychromene-2-carboxylate isomerase; translated protein: MAASLKVEFHFDFGSPNAFLAEFALPAIEQRTGVKFEYVPVLLGGVYKATGNMSPAESLRGIKNKAEYNALEIERFLRRHNIAKFTMNPFFPVNTLALMRGAVAAEFEGLFEPYFRAAYHHMWVEPKKMDDPQIFRDAFLSSGLDIDRIIARAQQDDVKKKLIENTNSAVARGTFGSPTFFVGNEIYFGKDSLRDVEEEIAAQLAAAQRKTA
- a CDS encoding class I adenylate-forming enzyme family protein; this translates as MSWQQAAAEILNVLPHRIHEVMDPYVAATPDRTALIDDNATLTYHELDRAVSGTVDALRALGIRAGDRIMLVSENSIPLACLLLAASRLDAWAIVANPRLSPRELDQIRDHSGARRILLTADVSEEAAAHAVRYDAPVQEVGPFSGIGVSALNRETLPEPVEADGARQVAVLIYTSGTTGTPKGVMLTHRNLLFSARTTANLRTMTADDVQYCVLPISHIVGISLLTMTLMVGAVTRLVTKYSPAALAKALAEEGITLLNGVPATYQRLLEYKQIAGLPKLERGALRLMSVAGAPLDLELKAKVEKELGLPLGNAFGITECSPGISGVRPEAPRNDNSVGVLIPGIDARIVGRDGAVVADGEIGELHVRGPNVMLGYYRAPDLTSKAIDPDGWFNSGDLARFEDEALFIVGRTKEMIIRSGFNVYPAEIEAVLSTHSAVVQCAVVGRPVEGNEEIVAFVQLLKGSTATTQDLTTHIAPLLTSYKRPSEIILMDALPATSTGKLLKHKLAESLRR
- a CDS encoding SDR family oxidoreductase, whose amino-acid sequence is MQKRNRTVAVIGAGDFIGGEIAKKFASEGFTIFAGRRNGAKLDPLVKEIEAAGGEIHARSLDARKEEEIISFLNDADKHGPMEVCIFNIGANVNFPILDTTDRVFRKVWEMACYSGFLAGREAARLMLPRGGGNIFFTGATASLRGGSGFAAFASAKFGLRAVAQAMARELGPKNIHVAHLIIDSGVDTEWVRQRHIEAHGPDALDNPDLLMPPSSVATSYWQLYQQPKSAWTFELEIRPFGEKW
- a CDS encoding acyl-CoA dehydrogenase family protein, with translation MELALSPEDAAFRDEVRTFIAENYPQEMRVANPDTDLSKEQMLLWHRILNQKGWVAPLWPREYGGPGWSITRRFIFDQETTRAGTMPPLAYSVTMVGPAIYTFGDEAQKKRFLPRILSGEDWWCQGYFEPGSGSDLNTVRTIAFALGAPGRDASEAFAAFIVELDLPRRLAVVGVTEDSFELIVKNAMLSIFTRADPQPIRDPADVVKILRLAA
- a CDS encoding glutathione S-transferase family protein, producing MAQLRIFSYLPNPRVWKATIAARFCGVDVEVRGASNKELRDWLWDYDARPLGEEERQSLASLARTGRVGLTGAKLFKTDAFLEAQPFGNVPAAFGRDGQIGIFESNSIMRAVARLGEAAFPLYGLDAYEASRIDSFLDVSLVFARDSQIYLLALSDGMVDEAIHARAKQAFEIYASGLEQALSPRRDTLVGNGITLADICFSAELSLFMNEHARVEQLRKHGLDKILHAGVRNEYPQVFAHFDRLIEHEHFRPNLKPYVEKLLSKAAA
- a CDS encoding SDR family NAD(P)-dependent oxidoreductase, with protein sequence MAMPVCLISGTGPGTGSALARRFAEGGYRVALLARNEERLAALEKELPNAKGYRCDVSDAAQIELVASAVEHDLGKPCVVIHNAVGGAFGTFREIDPAVLNRNFQVNTMGLLYLARRFSPAMVDAGKGAIVATGNTSALRGKPGFAGFAPTKAAQRILAEAMARDLGPQGVHVAYVVVDAVIDLEWTRKRWPDRPDDFFIKPRAIADEIWHVVHQDRSAWSFNVELRPFGEAW
- a CDS encoding LysR family transcriptional regulator encodes the protein MVVQRRAAAVWRSVVAANAGGNARYFGIGDQGWGDVPVQRSGVAAEQYRKGLIAYVNSIPECTSRMTSPGLDSFRSDTANLLVVRQEISPVAALASSRPFQLSCMHRSHQCDGRAGQSALFRHECAPDMKDIFALKLYTRVARLGSFSAAARECNLSQSQASRIVAELEESLGTRLLSRTTRAVVPTEAGAEFLARMEPILDALDEAEQSIREGGELRGTLRLGMPSSMAIREVIPRLTPFAARHPKLNIQILLDDKRQDLVREAVDVAIRIGRLTDSRATARLIAKVTRVIIASPSYLGKAGTPTSPADLSQHRIIGGPATLVPNAWVFERDGKTETLELSPHVSTNDNEATVTAATAGMGITSTQQWACRRELRDGSLIRLLAEWRTRDIPVHAYFPAGRATRAAARALIDFLAAEFRSQQEADTEAG